One genomic window of Phycisphaerales bacterium includes the following:
- the ftsY gene encoding signal recognition particle-docking protein FtsY, with product MLKSLGRKIKDSLKRTRSVLIDPLRDLVAGRKLDEALIKEIEAVLLRADVGVQATRRLIEGLRADVKAGKLEKGEDAIGYLKRSVSAMWPPEDLGLAYADEGPTVLLVTGVNGVGKTTTIAKLCHALREDGKTVLLGACDTFRAGAVRQLEVWAERIGVDVVRGQQGGDPAAVAFDACAAGASRGVDVVILDTAGRLQTQEALMRQLEKIAKVAGKRIDGAPHESLLVLDATSGQNAVAQAEHFAKAVPLSGLVITKLDGTAKGGVVIAVREACGVPVKFIGVGETAEDLQPFDPEAFVEGLFGPAAESA from the coding sequence GTGCTGAAGTCGCTTGGCCGCAAGATCAAGGACTCGCTCAAGCGCACGCGGTCGGTCCTCATCGACCCGCTCCGCGACCTCGTGGCGGGGCGAAAGCTCGACGAAGCGCTCATCAAGGAGATCGAAGCCGTGCTGCTGCGCGCCGACGTGGGCGTACAGGCGACGCGGCGGTTGATCGAGGGCCTGCGGGCCGACGTCAAGGCCGGCAAGCTCGAGAAGGGCGAGGATGCCATCGGCTACCTCAAGCGGTCGGTCTCGGCAATGTGGCCGCCCGAAGATCTCGGGCTTGCGTATGCCGACGAGGGCCCGACGGTGCTGCTCGTCACCGGCGTCAACGGCGTCGGCAAGACGACCACGATCGCCAAGCTCTGCCACGCCCTGCGCGAGGACGGCAAGACCGTGCTGCTGGGCGCGTGCGACACGTTTCGCGCAGGGGCCGTGCGCCAGCTCGAGGTATGGGCCGAGCGCATCGGCGTGGATGTCGTGCGCGGGCAGCAGGGCGGAGATCCGGCGGCCGTGGCATTCGACGCCTGTGCCGCCGGCGCGTCGCGCGGCGTCGACGTGGTCATCCTCGACACCGCCGGCCGGCTGCAGACGCAGGAAGCGCTCATGCGTCAGCTCGAGAAGATCGCCAAGGTCGCCGGCAAGCGCATCGATGGAGCGCCGCACGAGAGCCTGCTGGTCCTCGACGCCACCAGCGGGCAGAACGCCGTGGCCCAGGCCGAGCACTTCGCCAAGGCGGTGCCGTTATCGGGGCTGGTCATTACCAAGCTCGACGGAACGGCCAAGGGCGGCGTGGTCATCGCCGTACGCGAGGCCTGCGGCGTGCCCGTGAAGTTCATCGGCGTGGGCGAGACCGCCGAGGACCTTCAGCCCTTCGACCCCGAGGCGTTCGTCGAGGGCCTCTTCGGGCCGGCCGCCGAATCGGCCTGA
- a CDS encoding PP2C family protein-serine/threonine phosphatase — MNLSPPSARRGAIDFVELLREASEASSLAEHGFRLLRRMREMFGAELFVGFDLDPERPGWYTLNNVIELPEGELDARILTPEGAWQPGTTASASGGLLAQLASHERPAMIEVDPGPADAVLFDGRELPRCALVLPIFRGGVATEWVVFFRSTPWDLGAPDLLLLTQMVNLMSMAGERENLFKKVSGLNDRLSHSLESILDAQRSIIPPAPPQVDGLRFAVWYEPSEEVGGDYYDFRDFGDGQFGAVVADVSGHGPPASVAMGMLRSVLLAYRAFGRPASTVVTDVNRVLYESLQGERFVTAIFVGFYPKTGQFVYANAGHHVPRVRRRDGSIEAITGDASPPLGILEYLDTVGAAGMLHPGECMVLYTDGIIEAFDEHGEQFGVERLDEAIKHAEPDPDAIAEAIRVAVGAFSEERVVDDRCVLVVARER; from the coding sequence GTGAACCTCTCCCCGCCGTCTGCGAGACGTGGCGCGATCGACTTCGTCGAGCTGCTGCGTGAAGCCAGCGAGGCATCCTCGCTGGCCGAGCATGGCTTTCGCCTGCTCCGGCGGATGCGTGAGATGTTCGGGGCGGAGCTCTTCGTGGGCTTCGACCTCGACCCCGAGCGCCCGGGCTGGTACACGCTCAACAACGTCATCGAGCTTCCCGAGGGCGAGCTGGATGCGCGCATCCTGACGCCCGAGGGCGCCTGGCAGCCCGGCACGACGGCGAGCGCCAGCGGCGGCCTGCTCGCCCAGCTCGCCTCGCACGAGCGGCCCGCGATGATCGAGGTCGACCCAGGGCCGGCCGATGCAGTGCTGTTCGACGGCCGTGAGCTGCCGAGGTGTGCGCTCGTGCTGCCGATCTTCCGCGGCGGCGTGGCGACCGAGTGGGTCGTGTTCTTCCGATCGACGCCGTGGGACCTCGGCGCCCCCGACCTGCTGTTGCTCACGCAGATGGTCAACCTGATGTCGATGGCCGGCGAGCGCGAGAACCTGTTCAAGAAGGTCTCGGGCCTGAACGACCGCCTCAGCCATTCGCTCGAATCAATCCTCGACGCCCAGCGGTCGATTATCCCGCCGGCCCCGCCGCAGGTCGATGGCCTGCGATTTGCCGTGTGGTACGAGCCGAGCGAAGAAGTTGGGGGCGACTACTACGACTTCCGCGACTTTGGCGACGGGCAGTTCGGCGCGGTCGTGGCCGACGTCTCGGGCCACGGCCCGCCGGCATCGGTGGCGATGGGCATGCTGCGCAGCGTGTTGCTGGCCTACCGCGCCTTCGGCAGGCCCGCGAGCACCGTCGTGACGGACGTGAACCGCGTGCTGTACGAGAGCCTCCAGGGCGAGCGATTCGTAACGGCGATCTTCGTGGGCTTCTACCCCAAGACCGGCCAGTTCGTGTACGCGAACGCCGGCCACCACGTGCCACGGGTGCGCCGCCGCGACGGCTCCATCGAAGCAATTACCGGTGATGCGAGCCCGCCGCTGGGCATCCTCGAGTATCTCGACACCGTCGGCGCCGCGGGCATGCTGCATCCCGGCGAGTGCATGGTGCTCTATACCGACGGCATCATCGAGGCGTTCGACGAACACGGCGAGCAGTTCGGCGTCGAACGCCTGGACGAGGCCATCAAGCACGCCGAGCCCGACCCCGACGCCATCGCCGAGGCCATCCGGGTGGCGGTGGGGGCCTTCAGCGAGGAACGCGTGGTCGACGATCGGTGCGTCCTGGTCGTCGCGCGCGAGCGCTAG
- a CDS encoding 3'(2'),5'-bisphosphate nucleotidase yields MTSDPSATTTDNALYARAARDAVAQAAIVCRAVQARLDDLRAITKDDKSPVTIADFASQAVVAKVLQQHLGTSIVLVGEEGSEYLRQAEHAAHLKAALEAAHEAWPEATEEEFLAAIDAGDAEPTADHTYWTLDPIDGTKGFLRGQQYAVALAWLDHGVPTVGAMACPNLPISHDAPLDKVDAHGSIYLSVAGEGTLEAPLADPTADATRILRQDLAPDEPVSACMSVEKAHSSTDDTARVMALVGPEREPARLDSQCKYAVVARGQADAYLRLPTRKGYVERIWDHAAGALVATEAGCVVSDASGLPLAFTHGKGLERNRGVVCAPPSVHERVIRAIKELGLLG; encoded by the coding sequence ATGACCAGCGATCCATCAGCGACAACAACCGACAACGCTCTCTATGCGCGCGCCGCCCGCGATGCCGTGGCGCAGGCGGCCATCGTGTGCCGGGCCGTGCAGGCCAGGCTCGACGACCTGCGAGCCATCACCAAGGACGACAAGAGCCCGGTGACCATCGCCGACTTTGCCAGCCAGGCGGTCGTCGCGAAGGTGCTGCAACAGCATCTGGGGACGTCGATCGTGCTGGTGGGCGAAGAGGGCAGCGAGTACCTCCGCCAGGCCGAGCACGCGGCGCACCTGAAGGCCGCGCTCGAGGCCGCCCACGAAGCGTGGCCCGAGGCGACCGAGGAGGAGTTCCTCGCCGCCATCGACGCGGGCGACGCCGAGCCAACGGCGGACCACACCTACTGGACGCTCGACCCCATCGACGGCACCAAGGGCTTCCTGCGCGGCCAGCAGTACGCGGTAGCGCTCGCGTGGCTCGACCACGGCGTGCCCACGGTGGGCGCGATGGCTTGCCCCAACCTGCCGATCTCGCACGACGCGCCCCTGGACAAGGTCGACGCGCACGGGTCGATCTACCTGAGCGTCGCGGGCGAGGGCACGCTCGAGGCCCCGCTTGCCGACCCGACCGCCGACGCGACGCGCATCCTGCGGCAGGATCTGGCGCCCGATGAGCCCGTCAGCGCGTGCATGTCGGTCGAGAAGGCCCACAGCAGCACCGACGACACGGCCCGCGTCATGGCCCTCGTCGGCCCGGAGCGCGAGCCGGCCAGGCTCGACAGCCAGTGCAAGTACGCCGTCGTGGCGCGCGGCCAGGCCGACGCGTATCTGCGCCTGCCGACCAGGAAGGGCTACGTCGAACGCATCTGGGACCACGCCGCCGGAGCTCTGGTGGCGACGGAAGCCGGCTGCGTCGTCAGCGATGCCTCGGGCCTGCCGCTGGCCTTCACGCACGGCAAGGGCCTGGAGCGCAATCGCGGCGTCGTGTGCGCGCCCCCCAGCGTGCACGAGCGGGTGATCAGGGCGATCAAGGAACTCGGACTCCTCGGCTAG
- the nusB gene encoding transcription antitermination factor NusB: MTSTQRVRIAAFQLLYGLDAVGAPDDADEPVLASLRDSVAEESEDLEPRELRQAEKLALTAFAARREADELFEELSPGWPASRQPAVDRAILRLAYHEMATQKTPPKVAIDEAVEMARQFSTEKSPGFVNALLDAAMRRLAGQPTDTVEPNAC, encoded by the coding sequence ATGACGTCGACCCAGCGCGTGCGGATCGCGGCCTTCCAGCTCTTGTACGGTCTCGATGCCGTCGGCGCCCCCGACGATGCCGACGAACCGGTGCTCGCGTCACTGCGGGATTCGGTGGCCGAAGAAAGCGAGGACCTCGAGCCGCGGGAGCTACGCCAGGCCGAGAAGCTGGCGTTGACCGCCTTTGCCGCGCGGCGTGAGGCCGACGAATTGTTCGAGGAGCTCAGCCCTGGCTGGCCCGCGTCGCGGCAGCCGGCCGTCGACCGCGCGATCCTCCGCCTGGCCTACCACGAGATGGCCACGCAAAAGACCCCGCCCAAGGTCGCCATCGACGAGGCGGTCGAGATGGCCCGGCAGTTCAGTACGGAGAAGAGCCCGGGCTTCGTCAACGCGTTGCTCGATGCCGCGATGCGGAGGCTCGCCGGCCAGCCGACCGACACGGTGGAGCCCAACGCGTGCTGA
- the mutL gene encoding DNA mismatch repair endonuclease MutL codes for MSVSTPQALSDSLPIIRALDALVVNQIAAGEVVERPASVVKELVENALDAGATKVRIELEAGGIELVRVADDGCGMLPDQLPMAVAPHATSKITSPDDLDAVATMGFRGEALASIASVSRLRIRSRTRGASEASELRVEGKDVQGPSPASGAPGTVIEVRNLFFNTPARRKFLRTAQTEKQRCVEAVKGLALARPAIGFTLVCDGHTTLDLPADQSAPDRVRAILGEDLAGAMIEAKGVAAETYNVNLWGLVGRPHAARGNAKGQWIVLNGRVVRDGTIAHGLREAYRGLIEPGRHPVAVLLIDVDPSMVDVNVHPAKAEVRFRDSSAIHAAVHGSVREALAGEDLTASFTEVSPGAARPWQPFVPADGAIFAGTRASDLTHEARELADRLTDAEVHAVLSRVEPQPQPEAQVEPKDPGAASSTDRAPIDRAPDGPWMRRALQLRDSYLVAHDDDGVVIIDQHALHERVMFEALRSRVTSHGNLESQRLLTPAMVGVADAPEKLDALAPILQTLGIDATAAGPTRVAVHAFPSLLFSRGVDPAEFMADLLERDDLPKDQEDALREVLDMMACKAAVKAGDALSDQELSALLELREKVERSASCPHGRPTSVRLTMRDLERMFGRR; via the coding sequence ATGTCCGTTTCCACGCCGCAAGCCCTTTCCGACTCGCTGCCCATCATCCGCGCGCTCGACGCCCTGGTCGTCAACCAGATCGCCGCGGGCGAGGTCGTCGAGCGGCCGGCCTCGGTCGTCAAGGAACTCGTCGAAAACGCACTGGACGCGGGGGCCACCAAGGTACGCATCGAGCTGGAAGCCGGCGGCATCGAGCTGGTCCGCGTGGCCGACGACGGCTGCGGCATGCTGCCCGACCAGCTCCCCATGGCGGTCGCGCCGCACGCGACGAGCAAGATTACCTCTCCCGACGATCTCGACGCCGTGGCGACCATGGGCTTCCGCGGCGAGGCGCTGGCGAGCATCGCGAGCGTCAGCCGGCTGCGCATCCGCTCGCGCACGCGCGGTGCGAGCGAGGCCAGCGAGCTGCGTGTCGAGGGCAAGGACGTGCAGGGCCCCAGCCCCGCCAGCGGCGCACCGGGCACGGTCATCGAGGTGCGCAACCTGTTCTTCAATACGCCCGCGCGCCGCAAGTTCCTACGCACGGCCCAGACCGAGAAGCAGCGCTGCGTCGAGGCCGTCAAGGGCCTCGCGCTCGCCCGGCCCGCTATTGGCTTCACGCTTGTGTGCGATGGCCACACGACGCTCGACCTGCCCGCCGACCAGAGCGCCCCCGACCGCGTGCGCGCGATCCTGGGTGAGGACCTCGCCGGCGCGATGATCGAGGCGAAGGGCGTCGCGGCCGAGACCTACAACGTCAACCTCTGGGGCCTCGTCGGCCGCCCGCACGCGGCGCGCGGCAACGCCAAGGGCCAGTGGATCGTGCTCAACGGAAGGGTGGTGCGCGACGGCACGATCGCCCATGGATTGCGGGAGGCCTACCGCGGGCTGATCGAGCCGGGCAGGCACCCGGTGGCCGTGCTGCTGATCGACGTCGATCCGTCGATGGTCGACGTGAACGTGCACCCGGCCAAGGCCGAGGTCCGCTTCCGCGATTCGTCGGCCATCCACGCCGCCGTGCACGGCTCGGTGCGCGAGGCGCTGGCGGGCGAGGACCTGACGGCGTCGTTCACGGAAGTGAGCCCGGGCGCGGCTCGCCCGTGGCAGCCGTTCGTGCCCGCCGACGGGGCGATCTTTGCCGGCACGCGTGCGAGCGATCTCACCCACGAGGCCCGCGAACTCGCCGATCGGCTGACCGACGCCGAGGTGCACGCGGTGCTCAGCCGCGTCGAGCCGCAGCCCCAGCCGGAAGCACAGGTCGAACCAAAGGACCCCGGTGCGGCTTCCTCCACCGACCGAGCGCCCATCGACCGCGCCCCCGACGGTCCGTGGATGCGCCGGGCCTTGCAGCTCCGCGACAGCTACCTCGTCGCCCACGACGACGACGGCGTGGTCATCATCGACCAGCACGCCCTGCACGAGCGCGTCATGTTCGAGGCCCTGCGCAGCCGGGTCACCAGCCACGGCAACCTCGAGAGCCAGCGCCTGCTCACGCCCGCGATGGTCGGCGTCGCCGATGCCCCCGAGAAACTCGACGCGCTCGCGCCGATCCTGCAAACCCTGGGCATCGATGCCACCGCCGCCGGCCCCACGCGCGTCGCCGTGCACGCCTTCCCCAGCCTGCTGTTTAGCCGCGGCGTCGACCCGGCCGAGTTCATGGCCGACCTGCTCGAACGCGACGATCTTCCGAAGGACCAGGAGGATGCGCTCAGAGAAGTCCTGGACATGATGGCCTGCAAGGCCGCCGTCAAGGCCGGCGACGCGCTGAGCGACCAGGAGCTGAGCGCCCTGCTCGAACTCCGCGAGAAGGTCGAACGCAGCGCGAGCTGCCCGCATGGCCGGCCGACGTCGGTGCGGTTGACGATGCGGGACCTCGAACGCATGTTCGGGCGGAGGTAG
- the ribH gene encoding 6,7-dimethyl-8-ribityllumazine synthase — translation MHNAEQPPPVAIVVSRYNHSITGPMLRGAVEALAQRWPGATPAVLRAPGAFELVALSSAALRTGAFEAVVALGCVIKGQTSHDRHINDAVAQGLAHLAAESGVPVCFGVITADTDEQARDRAGGPKGNKGAEAMGAALESIDELRRMRTAAVRNQPEMLSPQAMPPLAGGTDKAAAAGMNGKGSA, via the coding sequence ATGCACAACGCCGAGCAACCTCCCCCGGTGGCCATCGTGGTCAGTCGGTATAACCACTCCATCACCGGGCCCATGCTGCGCGGGGCGGTCGAAGCATTGGCCCAGCGGTGGCCGGGAGCCACGCCGGCCGTGCTGCGGGCCCCCGGGGCGTTCGAGCTGGTCGCCCTGAGCTCGGCCGCGCTGCGGACCGGGGCGTTCGAGGCGGTGGTGGCCCTGGGCTGCGTCATCAAGGGGCAGACCAGCCACGACCGGCACATCAACGACGCCGTCGCCCAGGGCCTGGCGCACCTCGCCGCCGAGTCGGGCGTGCCGGTGTGCTTCGGCGTCATCACGGCCGACACCGACGAGCAGGCCCGCGACCGGGCCGGCGGACCCAAGGGCAACAAGGGCGCCGAGGCCATGGGTGCGGCGCTCGAGTCGATCGACGAGCTCCGCCGCATGCGGACCGCCGCCGTGCGCAACCAGCCCGAGATGCTGTCGCCCCAGGCCATGCCTCCGCTGGCAGGCGGCACCGACAAGGCGGCCGCCGCCGGCATGAACGGCAAGGGGTCGGCATGA
- a CDS encoding flagellin: protein MQPIGIGSSPVNTGLRILGLNQAERNSALERLSTGLRINRASDDPAGLMSSEAIGAALKSLEAESRSLDRSQSVINSAEGAIAEISGLLIEAEGLAVTAANTAGLSETEREALQVELDSILQTVDRLAGGAEFNGQKLLDGTFRIPLGDGAFESVAALDPSKLGEVYDIEPEVTETGEVIVDPDAVKVNMTDLASGGAGSLLENPGLAQRILGAAREQVNTQLGALGALSKNAIAPRLASIGVQIESLSSARSLIRDADFAEESARLIRANIRTEATLGAISAGLLNQERVLDLLG, encoded by the coding sequence ATGCAGCCGATCGGAATTGGCTCGTCGCCGGTCAACACCGGCCTTCGGATCCTGGGCCTGAATCAGGCCGAGCGGAATAGCGCCCTGGAGCGTCTTTCGACGGGGCTGCGGATCAATCGTGCGTCGGATGACCCGGCCGGCCTGATGTCGAGCGAGGCGATCGGCGCGGCGCTCAAGTCGCTCGAAGCCGAGTCTCGCTCGCTCGACCGCAGCCAGTCCGTCATCAATTCCGCCGAGGGTGCTATCGCCGAGATCTCGGGCTTGCTGATCGAAGCCGAGGGGCTCGCCGTCACCGCCGCGAATACGGCAGGACTCTCCGAGACCGAGCGCGAGGCGCTGCAGGTCGAGCTCGACTCGATCCTGCAGACCGTCGATCGCCTCGCGGGCGGGGCCGAGTTCAACGGGCAGAAGCTGCTGGACGGCACGTTCCGCATTCCCCTGGGCGATGGAGCCTTCGAGTCCGTCGCGGCCCTGGACCCCTCGAAGCTCGGCGAGGTGTACGACATCGAGCCCGAGGTGACCGAGACCGGCGAGGTGATCGTCGATCCCGACGCGGTCAAGGTGAACATGACCGACCTTGCATCCGGCGGCGCGGGCTCCCTCCTGGAGAACCCCGGGCTCGCCCAGCGGATCCTCGGTGCGGCCCGCGAGCAGGTGAACACGCAACTCGGGGCCCTCGGGGCGCTCAGCAAGAACGCCATCGCGCCGCGGCTGGCCTCGATCGGCGTGCAGATCGAGTCGCTCTCGTCGGCCCGGTCGCTCATCCGCGACGCCGACTTCGCCGAGGAGTCCGCCCGGCTGATCCGGGCGAACATCCGCACCGAGGCGACGCTGGGGGCGATCAGTGCGGGCTTGCTCAACCAGGAGCGGGTCCTGGACTTATTGGGCTAG